The following is a genomic window from Paenibacillus thiaminolyticus.
GCATAAAATTCCAGTTCGCTCCGTGCCACAAGCCGGTTGCGAGCCAGACGGCGAACAGATTGCGGAACTGGATCAGCAGGCCCGACCGGTTGCCGCCGAGCGGAATATAGATATATTCGCGGAACCAGGCTCCCAATGAAATATGCCACCTGCGCCAGAACTCCGTAACGCTTTTGGATATATAGGGATAATTGAAGTTTTCCACAAAATCGAACCCGAACATCTTCCCAAGTCCGCGCGCCATATCCGAATATCCGCTAAAATCGAAATAGATCTGGAACGTAAAGGCGATAATGCCAAGCCAGGCCGACAATACGCTTAGCTCTTCTGCCGGCGCCGCCTTCACGCTCGTCCACAGCAAGCCGATATTATTGGCCAGCAGCACTTTTTTGGCAAGTCCTCTGATGAATAATTCCGCCCCTTCGCCGAACCGGTCCAGCGTCATCGTTCGGGAGGCCAATTGTCTCGCGATATCGCCGTACTTGACGATCGGACCCGCGACAAGCTGCGGGAACATGGTGACATAAGCGCCGAAGGAGATGATATTCGTCTGTACGGGCACTTTGTCCCGGTATACGTCCACGATGTAAGACATCGTCTGGAACGTATAGAAGGATATGCCCACCGGCAGGGGCAGATCCGCCGCCTGGATATGCAAATGGAATAACTGGTTAATCGTGTCGACGACAAATCCGGCATATTTGAAGAAGCAGAGAATGCCCAAGCTGCCGGCGATGGAGCCGATAAAGACCGCTCTGGCGATCGGCTTGCGGTGCCGGTACTTCTCGATCAACAGTCCGTTAACATAATCGAAGACGGTCGAGAAAATCATGATAAAAATATAGACAGGCTCGCCCCAGGCATAGAAAATCAGGCTTGCGGCGAGCAGTACCGCATTTCTAAGCCTCTTCGGCGATACATAGTAGATCAGAATCGTTGCCGGCAAAAAGAGGAACAGAAACAGGAGACTGCTAAAGACCACTTTCTGTCACCTCGCATAATCGAACGATAAGCATGTTATTTCACTGCGTCCTTCAGCGCATCCAGCATGAACGGATAGAACCCGGCTTGAAAATGGATGCCGTCCTCATCATACAGATCAGGATGGTCGGCAACGATCGGAGATACATCGACAAATCCGGCCTGCTCCTTCTCCGCCAGCTCTTTCAAGCCTTGATTATAATCGCTTATATTTTTGTAACGGGGCTCTTCCTTCTCCCGCTCAGCCGTAACCGGGGTTACCGATAAGATCGTGATTTTGGCCTGCGGAAGCTTTTCCTTGATCGAGCCGATCAAGGTGGCGTAATGCGCCAACGAGTAGGCCTTCGGATCGTCCGTAGGCCAGAGGATGTCGTCCGACCCCAATTGAATAAAAATATGTTTCGGGCTTCGCTTCGTCAACTCGCCGATATCCTCCAGCGCGAATTCCGCCGTTTTGCCCGCGCCGGCCAACACATTCGCCTCATCGAGCACATCATGGAAGGACAGCCCCTCGGTAATCGAATCCCCCAGAAATACGCTGTCTTGAAAAATCGATGGGTACGAAGCTTCGGTTGACTTGGCAGATCCGCCTTCCTGTTGTTGCGCTTGAGGCGGCGGATTTTGCGGTTGTTGGCTGCCGGACTCCTGTCCGCATGCGGCCAAGGTGAATACGATGCTCCCGATCAACAGTGTAAAGATTAATTTTTTTGCCATGTTCCTCTCCCTTCCCGTTACAAACGATGATCCTTCTGGAAATTCAGGTGAAAATGCTTGGCATCATCGTATACGCCGAAGCTGTACCCCTCTTGTTGATAGAAGGCGATGATCTCCGGGAGAACCTGGGCCGAGCCGTAAGGAGGACGCACCAAATGCGGATTCTCGCCCGTAATATCACGGATGAGCGACAACGTTTCACTCATCTCCGGGACGAATTGTCCCTCTTCGTACAGTTTTTTATATTGATGAGTCATGCTATGCCCGCCAACATAATGTCCTTCACGCACCGCGCGCTTCACATTGCTTTGCCAGCTGCGGCGTTCCAGATTGGTACCCTGCATAAAAAAAGTGGCCTTGACGCCGTGCCCCTGCAAAACGTCCAGAAACTTCCCGGTCCATTCGCTCGGACCGTCGTCGAAGGTTAAATAAACGATTTTCCCTTGCGGCCGGGCGCCGCTGCTATTCGCCGCCGCTTGATGGCTCTGTCCGTGTTGCTTCGCCGTCGCCGTCTCCAGCAATGATGTAAATTTCATGAAGCAAAAGACGAGCAGCATAACGGCCGCCAGTCCTGCGATGAATCGGCCTCGTTTCTTCTTTATCGACCTTCCTTCCCTCGTGCTTCGTTCAAGGTTGGTTCGTGCTGTCATGTTCCATCCATCCCCTCTCACACTAGACAGAATAATAGAGAGAGATAAAGATAAAATGCAGATGAAATAAAGAAAAAAGCGCAGAACCGAAGTTCTGCACTCTCTACCTTTTTTTATGCAAATGGAAATAGAACATTACGCCTTCCCCTGTATTGATCACGCCATACGGCACCCCGTGCAGCTCCAAGATCTTCTTGGAGATCGCCAGTCCAAGTCCGGTTCCGCCGGAAGCGCGTTGACGGGAAGGCTCGCCGCGATAGAAACGGTCCCATATCTTCTCCAACTGTTCGTCGGGAATATGGGCTCCTTTATTTTCGATGGAAACTTGTACGGTATCCTCCTCATCAAGAGCCAACACGATAATGGCCTGTCGTTCCGGCGTGTAACGAATCGCATTCGTAAGGAAATTGACGATCACCTGCTCGATCCGGCGTTGATTGGCTACGACTTCGAACGGCTGCTGATGAATATGCAACTGCAATTGCTTGCTCGCGATATCGGAAGCGAGCTTCCCGCACATCCGCTCCAGGACAGCAGCGATATCGAACGATTCCATCTCCAGCTTGTACGTCCCAGATTCATATTTGGCCAGCTCCAGCATATCCGCGATCAGCAGATCCATCCGCCTCACTTCATCTTCCATCGCCGCAAAATAATAATCCCGCTTATGGCTGGCCACCCCGTCCTTCAGAATGGACAGACAGCTTTGAATAACGCTCAGCGGCGTTTTCAATTCATGCGACACCCCGGATATAAATTCCTTGCGCGTATTCTCGAGCTGCTTTTCTTGCTCGATATCCTCCTCCAGCCGGGCGATATGGGAATGCAGCCGCGCAGACAGCTCGTTAATGTTGCGGGACAGCTCGCCAATCTCATCCTTGGCCGTGACCGGAATTTTCTCGGAAAAGTCCAGGCCAGCCATTTTTTGCGTCGTCTCGTTCATGCGCAGCAGCGGACGGGCGATGCGGCGCGAGAAATAGAACGAGGCCAGCAGCACAAGCAGCAGCGTGGCAATGATGATATACACATAGTAGTCCTGCATCATCCCCGCGGCTTCGTTCACGGGCTGCAGCGATGTCATCGCGAACAGGTAGGCAGCCTTCCCGTTGCGCTCATCGATGCGGTCCACGAAGATTTTGTAATTCACATGGTTTTCTTCAAAATCGATGATCTGACTCGGATTCGCGCCGCTGTCGTAGTCGCCGTACAGCAGATCCGCCTGAAACGCTTTGATCCGGTCCAGAAATAAATGGTTCGTGTAGCGTGACACGCCCGCCCCTACCGGTGTCCGGATAGCCGTAATCGTGCCCTTTTCAAGGAAAGAGTGATACTTTTCAAAATATTCCGTTGGATTCTTGAACCGGGGGACGACTTCGTATTCCTTGTTCACCATCTGGTGGTTTTCCAGACGGTTCTCCTCCCTCAGATTGGAGACCGTCCTTCCCATCCGCTGCACGACGAGCTGATTCTTCATGATTAGGCCTTCCAACGCAATCGGTTCCCCCTCTTCAATCCAGGGAGCCAAAAACGGATTGTCGCTGCTGAAGTCCTCGACCTTCATGACAGTGTACAGCGGAACGGTAAGCGTGCTGCCTCCTAAGCCGGAGTTGCCGCCGACCCGATCCAATAAGATCTCCATTTGAAAATCATCGGTATACAGCAGGTTGCCCCTATCGTCCAAGGCCGCGATCCAGGTGCCATGCTTTTGATAAAAATCTTGTTCAAGCCTGACCATCGACTGTGCGCCCTTCCCGGCATGCTTCAGGTATTCCTGTTCATAGGCTTCAAGGGCAGACTTTACACTGGTTACCTTTTGATGCACATACATTTGTTTGAAAAATAAGGTTTGTCCAACAAAAACGATCGCAAGGATGAACAGGCACAAGGCGGTCGTTAATAGAAACAGCTTGAATACGATACCCTTTTTCATGGCTGATCCTCGAATTTATAGCCCGAACGAACGACGGTGACAATGGACTTGGCCTGTTCCCCCAGCTTGGAGCGCAGATTGCGAATATGACTGTTGACCGTGCGATCGTCGCCGACGAAGTCATAGCCCCATACTTTTGTAATCAACTGTTCTCTCGTGATGATGAGCCCTTTGTTTTTCATCAGATACGCTAAGATTTCAAATTCCGTATGCGTCAAGCTGCAGCTCGCCCCGTCTATCGTCACGGATCGGGAGGGGAGATGAACCGTAATGCCGCCGCCGGATAAGGTACCGGCCTCCTGATCGCGGATATGCCGGCTGTCCAGCAGCCGCTTCGCTCTAGCCAGCAATATGGGAGGACTGTAAGGCTTCGTTACATAGTCATCCGCGCCTAGATCGAACCCGAGCAGCGTATCGTCTTCATCCGCACGCGCCGTCAGCATAATAATCGGAACGTTCGACGCCTTGCGAATACGCTTGCACACCGACCATCCGTCCAACTCCGGCAGCATAATATCCAGAATAATCAAGTCCACTTCCTGCTCATGAAATAGCGACAGCGCCTGCTTCCCGTCGCTCGCCTCCAGCACCTCATAGCCTTCATTCAGCAAATAATCCTTCATAATTTCCCGCAAAATAGGCTCGTCTTCTACAATCAATATCGTTCTTGGC
Proteins encoded in this region:
- a CDS encoding sensor histidine kinase, which encodes MKKGIVFKLFLLTTALCLFILAIVFVGQTLFFKQMYVHQKVTSVKSALEAYEQEYLKHAGKGAQSMVRLEQDFYQKHGTWIAALDDRGNLLYTDDFQMEILLDRVGGNSGLGGSTLTVPLYTVMKVEDFSSDNPFLAPWIEEGEPIALEGLIMKNQLVVQRMGRTVSNLREENRLENHQMVNKEYEVVPRFKNPTEYFEKYHSFLEKGTITAIRTPVGAGVSRYTNHLFLDRIKAFQADLLYGDYDSGANPSQIIDFEENHVNYKIFVDRIDERNGKAAYLFAMTSLQPVNEAAGMMQDYYVYIIIATLLLVLLASFYFSRRIARPLLRMNETTQKMAGLDFSEKIPVTAKDEIGELSRNINELSARLHSHIARLEEDIEQEKQLENTRKEFISGVSHELKTPLSVIQSCLSILKDGVASHKRDYYFAAMEDEVRRMDLLIADMLELAKYESGTYKLEMESFDIAAVLERMCGKLASDIASKQLQLHIHQQPFEVVANQRRIEQVIVNFLTNAIRYTPERQAIIVLALDEEDTVQVSIENKGAHIPDEQLEKIWDRFYRGEPSRQRASGGTGLGLAISKKILELHGVPYGVINTGEGVMFYFHLHKKR
- a CDS encoding MBOAT family O-acyltransferase; this translates as MVFSSLLFLFLFLPATILIYYVSPKRLRNAVLLAASLIFYAWGEPVYIFIMIFSTVFDYVNGLLIEKYRHRKPIARAVFIGSIAGSLGILCFFKYAGFVVDTINQLFHLHIQAADLPLPVGISFYTFQTMSYIVDVYRDKVPVQTNIISFGAYVTMFPQLVAGPIVKYGDIARQLASRTMTLDRFGEGAELFIRGLAKKVLLANNIGLLWTSVKAAPAEELSVLSAWLGIIAFTFQIYFDFSGYSDMARGLGKMFGFDFVENFNYPYISKSVTEFWRRWHISLGAWFREYIYIPLGGNRSGLLIQFRNLFAVWLATGLWHGANWNFMLWGLYFGIFVMAEKLFLLQWLQRSPRIVGHVYTLLIVIFGWVLFEYENLGSAAEFAGAMFGYGTHGLVDRQALYDLSANVVLLIVVTLCATPLPRKALSFFREKGNMAGAILVPAMYLLFLLLSTAYLVTETYNPFLYFRF
- a CDS encoding GDSL-type esterase/lipase family protein, whose protein sequence is MAKKLIFTLLIGSIVFTLAACGQESGSQQPQNPPPQAQQQEGGSAKSTEASYPSIFQDSVFLGDSITEGLSFHDVLDEANVLAGAGKTAEFALEDIGELTKRSPKHIFIQLGSDDILWPTDDPKAYSLAHYATLIGSIKEKLPQAKITILSVTPVTAEREKEEPRYKNISDYNQGLKELAEKEQAGFVDVSPIVADHPDLYDEDGIHFQAGFYPFMLDALKDAVK
- a CDS encoding response regulator transcription factor, with amino-acid sequence MPRTILIVEDEPILREIMKDYLLNEGYEVLEASDGKQALSLFHEQEVDLIILDIMLPELDGWSVCKRIRKASNVPIIMLTARADEDDTLLGFDLGADDYVTKPYSPPILLARAKRLLDSRHIRDQEAGTLSGGGITVHLPSRSVTIDGASCSLTHTEFEILAYLMKNKGLIITREQLITKVWGYDFVGDDRTVNSHIRNLRSKLGEQAKSIVTVVRSGYKFEDQP
- a CDS encoding polysaccharide deacetylase family protein — protein: MLLVFCFMKFTSLLETATAKQHGQSHQAAANSSGARPQGKIVYLTFDDGPSEWTGKFLDVLQGHGVKATFFMQGTNLERRSWQSNVKRAVREGHYVGGHSMTHQYKKLYEEGQFVPEMSETLSLIRDITGENPHLVRPPYGSAQVLPEIIAFYQQEGYSFGVYDDAKHFHLNFQKDHRL